The Stigmatopora argus isolate UIUO_Sarg chromosome 16, RoL_Sarg_1.0, whole genome shotgun sequence genome has a window encoding:
- the ccbe1 gene encoding collagen and calcium-binding EGF domain-containing protein 1 translates to MIPGHPRSLLRAVTLLFLLSEASPLSRYPEDARFGEECSENNISTTKYSCVKSSGEVATCYKKQCCQGFRFVLGQCIPEDYDVCADAPCEQQCSDHFGRVVCTCYAGFRYHRERHRNREKPYCLDIDECADTNITTCSQLCINTMGSFQCECIVGYFLEEDGRTCSKQERVLQNVLEKSDNVMNTGTCSATCDDFQQIKTTVLQLKQKMLLSNTDVPEQWTNDKITAGLLTGPPGLPGPPGDPGPKGQLGLAGLTGTPGTPGPRGLMGPMGPTPDLSHIKRGPRGSVGPPGAPGKDGHKGERGAPGPVGPPGLPGSFDFLLLLMADIRNDITELQNKVYGQTPPYLGEELPAPSDVWRDGQDAGSGEDYREMPPPHPKRTRKRKPPRGRTDHDGF, encoded by the exons ATGATCCCCGGACACCCTCGCAGTCTGCTCCGCGCTGTCACCCTGCTCTTTCTCCTCTCCGAAGCCTCCCCCTTGTCACGCTACCCGGAAGATGCCCGCTTCGG AGAGGAGTGCTCAGAAAACAACATATCAACCACCAAGTACTCCTGTGTCAAATCCAGTGGAGAAGTTGCAACATGCTACAA AAAGCAGTGTTGCCAGGGCTTCAGGTTCGTGTTGGGTCAGTGCATTCCCGAAG ACTATGACGTGTGCGCTGACGCTCCCTGCGAGCAGCAGTGCAGCGATCACTTTGGCCGCGTGGTGTGCACCTGTTACGCCGGCTTCCGTTACCACCGCGAGCGCCACCGGAACCGTGAGAAACCCTACTGTCTAG ATATCGATGAATGTGCCGACACCAATATAACAACATGTTCTCAACTCTGCATCAACACAATGGGTAGCTTCCAGTGTGAGTGCATTGTGGGCTACTTCCTTGAAGAGGATGGACGAACATGTTCTAAACAAGAGAGAG TGCTGCAAAATGTCTTGGAGAAATCTGACAACGTCATGAACACGGGGACCTGCTCGGCCACGTGTGACGACTTCCAACAGATTAAGACTACTGTGTTGCAACTGAAACAGAAg atgctATTAAGCAATACTGATGTTCCAGAACAATGGACCAATGACAAAATCACAGCTGGCCTTTTGACAGGCCCCCCTGGCCTGCCTGGTCCACCAG gagATCCTGGACCAAAGGGACAGCTAGGTCTTGCAGGACTGACGGGAACCCCAGGCACTCCTGGACCAAGAGGCCTGATGGGTCCCATGGGTCCCACGCCAGACTTGTCTCACATCAAACGAGGCCCCCGTGGATCTGTG GGGCCTCCAGGAGCGCCGGGAAAAGACGGACATAAG GGGGAGCGAGGAGCACCCGGGCCCGTTGGACCTCCA GGTCTTCCAGGCTCTTTCGACTTCCTGCTGCTGCTCATGGCCGACATCCGCAACGACATCACTGAACTGCAGAACAAAGTGTACGGCCAAACACCCCCCTATCTGGGGGAAGAGCTCCCCGCCCCGTCCGACGTGTGGCGGGACGGCCAGGACGCGGGTTCGGGCGAGGACTACCGAGAGATGCCGCCACCACACCCTAAAAGGACCCGGAAGAGGAAGCCACCACGAGGAAGAACGGACCACGATGGATTCTAA